A region of Vitis riparia cultivar Riparia Gloire de Montpellier isolate 1030 chromosome 1, EGFV_Vit.rip_1.0, whole genome shotgun sequence DNA encodes the following proteins:
- the LOC117922126 gene encoding uncharacterized protein LOC117922126, giving the protein MVRESSSGGGGGGGGGGGGGDMVMKPAWLDGLMAETFFAGCGVHENRRKNEKNVFCLECCQSICPHCLPSHRSHPLLQVRRYVYHDVVRLDDLEKLINCSYIQPYTINSAKVIFLNQRPQSRSCKGSANICFTCDRILQEPFRFCSISCKVDYMVYQGEDLSSIIYRFDESDFAYSQFEGLRMEDEEGQITPNSILEDPLQFKASSCSSNETSGNSGISRDPEAVVRKKKKSTGFLPGNFLSLSSRRKGAPHRSPLS; this is encoded by the exons ATGGTGAGAGAATCATCGTCTGGCGGAGGGGGAGGAGGCggcggaggtggtggtggtggagataTGGTAATGAAGCCTGCATGGCTGGACGGTCTAATGGCCGAGACATTCTTTGCTGGTTGTGGGGTCCACGAGAATCGTAGGAAGAACGAGAAGAACGTTTTTTGCTTGGAGTGTTGTCAAAGCATCTGCCCTCACTGTCTTCCTTCTCATCGCTCTCATCCTCTCCTCCAG GTGAGGAGATATGTGTACCATGATGTGGTCAGATTGGATGACCTTGAGAAGCTCATTAACTGTTCTTATATTCag CCTTATACTATAAACAGTGCCAAAGTTATATTCTTGAACCAGAGGCCACAGTCCAGGTCTTGTAAAGGCTCTGCCAATATTTGCTTCACTTGTGACAGGATTCTCCAGGAGCCATTCCGCTTCTGTTCCATTTCATGCAAG GTTGATTATATGGTGTACCAAGGGGAAGATTTGTCGAGCATTATATACAGGTTTGACGAATCCGATTTCGCCTACTCCCAATTCGAAGGCCTACGAATGGAGGACGAGGAGGGCCAAATTACCCCGAACTCCATCCTGGAGGACCCGTTACAGTTCAAGGCCTCGTCCTGCTCCTCCAACGAGACCTCGGGCAATTCAGGAATTTCACGAGATCCCGAGGCGGTggtgaggaagaagaagaaatcaacCGGTTTTCTCCCCGGCAATTTTCTCTCCTTGAGCAGCAGAAGGAAGGGTGCTCCTCATAGGTCTCCTCTTTCTTAG